The stretch of DNA tctcaattccattttttagttttcttttatagaataaactagtgataaaataagaaacaaaaagattcgattgcaagatctaaagatataccttcaagcactcacctccccggcaacgacgccagaaaagatcttgatgtctaatacacaaccttcttcttgtagacgttgttgggcctccaagtgcagaggtttgtaggacagtagcaaatttccctcaagtggataacctaaggtttaccaatccgtcggaggcgtaggatgaagatggtctctctcaagcaaccctgcaaccaaataacaaagagtctcttgtgtccccaacacacccaatacaatggtaaattgtataggtgcactagttcggcgaagagatggtgatacaagtgcaatatggatagtagataaaggtttttgtattccgaaaatataaaaacagcaaggtaactaatgataaaagtgagcataaacggtatcgcaatgctaggaaacaaggcctagggttcatactttcactagtgcaagttctctcaacaataataacataattggatcatataacattctctcaacatgcaacaaagagtcactccaaagtcactaatagtgaagaacaaacaaagagattattgtagggtatgaaaccacctcaaagttattctttccgatcaatccgttgggctattcctataagtgtcacaaacagccctagagttcgtagtaaaataacaccttaagacgcaaatcaaccaaaaccctaatgtcacctagatactccaatgtcacctcaagtatccgtgggtatgattacacgatatgcatcacacaatcccatattcatctattcaaccaacataaagaacttcaaagagtgctccaaagtttctaccggagagtcaagacgaaaacgtgtgccaacccgtatgcataagttcacgaggtcacggaactcgcaagttgatcaccaaaacatacatcaagtggatcacgtgatatcccattgtcaccacagataagcacatgcaagacatacatcaaatgttctcaaatccttaaagactcaatccgagaagataacttcaaagggaaaactcaattcatcacaagagagcagagggggagaaacatcataagatccaactataatagcaaagctcgcgatacatcaagatcgtaccacctcaagaacacaagagagagagagagagagagagagagagatcaaacacatagctactggtacataccctcagcctcgatggagaactactccctcctcgtcatggagagcgtcgggatgatgaagatggccatcggagagggattcccccctccggcagggtgttggaacgggtctagattggttttcggtggctacagaggtttctggcggcggaactcccgatctaggtttctttctgaaagttttgggttatataagaggtgttggagtcgggaacaaggcaggggggtctccgggctgtccacgaggcagggggcgcgcccgggggagtgggcgccccccaccctcgtgggcagcccgagactcttaTGGCCCAATTCTTCTACTTCCTGgccttcttctgatccaaaaataagttccgtaaagtttcaggtcaattggactccgtttggttttccttttctgcgatactcaaaaacaacgaaaaaacagaaactgacactgggctctaggttaatagttagtcccaaaaatcatataaaatagcatataaatgcatataaaacatccaaggttgataatataatagcatcaaaaattatagatacgttggagacgtatcagtcgtATACTCCTGGCGTGGCACTTCTTTGCCATCGacgatctatgcacctgcattgtcacatgagtcgatgatatgcaacatatatgtgcaactactaagtagcagtagcgctatGTTGTAACCAGTGCTACTGCTATTTTTTTGTGTATAAGGTTTTTTCTAGTAGTATTGCGTCTTAGGTTTTCCGTTAGGGGATGACCATGTCTTATGCGGCTGTGGCTTCTATTTTTATAGTTGGTAAACAAATGTGGGCCTAGCTTGGAGCAATGTTTTTCACAATTGAGTAAAATTTCAAATTATATGGGTCGATGTACAATGTAGTAACTCGGTACCACAAGATTAACAACTCCTGCTTTTTACTAACGGAAAATTCCAAGGGAGCCCATCTCTAGTTAGTATAGAGGTATAGATATTACACAATGTCTATTACTAATGTCCTGAGGATGCAATGCATAAGTTCTTAGTTTTTTTTTTGCACTGAACTTAAGCATAAGTTATATTCTGTTTTGCAAAAATTAAGACACTAGCAAATTTCTAACTAAAATGAGTATAACACATATGTATACCTAGCTCaaataaatttgaatttgaaataCATTTAAAAGTTTTGAGCGGTAACCGCTTGATATTTTTTGGTAACCACGGTATTTTTTTGGGATTTGGTAGCCAATACCTTGCATGGGATGTGGTGGGGTGGCCTTGGGGGTGGCGCTGCACCACGTACCCATCGATGCTATAAGCGCAGACCACTTCATATACACCTAAATTTATGTTTTATTTTGCCATTGCCATTGCCATTTTTACAATTTTTATTTGCCACGCCAAATTTTACTTCATTTCCATGGCAATTCTACCCTTCATATACATGGGAATTTTACTTGGCCATGGCATATTAACTTCACATCCACGGCAAATTTTACTTTTCATTGCTTCATTGGAAGTTCTGCTTTTATGCACCATGGTAAATTAACTTTATGAAGCACGACAATTAATTTTCATCGCTTATGGGAAGTTTTGTTTTTTATAAACCATGGCAAATTTCACTAAACAATCCATGTTATCTTCTTTTGTTCTCCATGACGACAATTTTATTTTCCTTTATTTTTTGAGCCATGACAATTTTTCATAGCTTGGTAAAGAACAACTAGTTTTGCCATGGCAAAACTAGTTTGTAACTAGAACATGGCAAATTTATTACATATACCATGGAAAATTTAGTATTTGACCATGGCAAATTTAGTTAATGGATCACGATACATTTAATAATTGACCATGGCAAATTTAGTTTATGGATCATGGAAAATTTTGTTATTGACCATGGTAAAATTAGTAACTGACCATGGCAAAAAAATGACTGATCATAAAAAATATTATGCCATGTTAATTACCATGTTTTTTTCATgtcattttttgaatttttgtttTGTTTCACAAAGAAAACCATCTAGTTTTGCCATAGATATTTGTGTTATTAGTTCAAAAATGGCATAGGCTTTGAAATATGTTTGCCTGGATCAAACAAGGTAGAGGTGGTAGGTCCGGTGTGGCCTGGCATATCATTGTTTCTGCCAGGTTATCTTTTtccgaaatcactaattaaggagtactcgttgcaaagaacactTCACTTTCCCAGGTCGTGCCAAGTGACGCACATACAGcacgccacttgtcgcaacctgggagttttccctttttccgtagatccgtttattcaaaacgttttatctcttaaaccgtgcgtccaaatctcgaaccgttttcaccattggattcctcgcgtcgagttcttcaaaactagatcccatgttgataggttttgacgaacttttttttcacgaaaaaaccgggcgaaaaaaccgaaccgggagcacggttattttccctttccgaaagaggcacgcccgtgcctctcgcgaaatcacaaccgtgcctctcgtggaagcaaaaccgtgactctcgtggaaggaaaaaaacagaaaacgcgtttttttcgttttcgagaggcacgaccgtgactctcgcgaaagcacaaccgtgcctctcgcggaagcaaaaccgtgactctcgtgaaaaagaaaacagaaaacgcgtatttttttccctttccgagaggcacggccgtgactttcCGTAAGCACAACCAtacctctcgcggaagcaaaaccgtgactttcacaaaagaaaaaaaacagaaaacgcattttgttttttcctttccgagaggcacggccgtgactctcgcaaaagcataaccgtgcctctcgcgaaagaaaaaccgtgactctcgcaaaagaaaaaaaacagaaaacgcgtttttttcgtttccaaaaggcacggccgtgactctcgataaagcacaaccgtgcctctcgcggaagaaaaaccgtgacttttgcgaaaggaaaaaaaaagaaaatgcgTTTTTTCGCGcaaatttttatttttgttttttttatcgaaaagctaagaaagaccgggGGAAAACCAAAACATGGAAAAACCCGGaaaaaaccgtttaaaaagccgaaaacgcgtgtggaaaaataaaaaaacaaaatccgaaggaagcgtccagagcgcgacacgtgacgaatggctgagagcgcgccaagtggcgctgatcgttgcgaggctcctgaaggagcgctcgttaactagttgctcccatctttttcttttcttttttctcaTTGATTTTTGGTTTTTGGACTTCTTTCCGTGCAACAGTAGGCAACTGGGTTGTGCCTGGCTTTTTTTTTCTTATTTGGGCTAACTGCTCCTGTGCTAGATGGGCCAGCAGGAAATCGTTCGACCTGGGATGCTTTCCATATCCAACGAAATCGTTCGATCCGTCCCCATGTGCTGGCGTGAAAATGCTAGACCTACATACTGTTGCTACGCAACCTATGTAAACTTCCTTTCCCTCCGACTAAACatccccctgattttcaggtggacCCCAGCCCTCTCTAATGTCCAATTAAAACCTGCCAAATCATTCCATACGTAAGTTGTGTAACAACTCCTTCGTAGATGTAGCATTGCTCGTGCTGGCGAACGTCTTCATTCGGTCCGGGGAGCTCCCAGATCAAATGTTTGGGAGATACGGAAAGGTGTAACAGCTCCTGGGTGCCTAGGCACCCTCTATGAACAgtaaattaaaaaaaataaaaaaatctgaaactttGCAACGCTGAAGATGGTCAAACTTTGTAGGTTCTTGAAAGTTTTCATGTCAAAATGTCATGTAGAGAAAGATGTACAAACGAGTTTCAGATTTAAGTCTAAAAGTACTCGAAACTTTAAGCACTAAAATTTTTTTTCGCGTTAGAACTCGAATAGTTTTTTGGAATAGAAACTTGCAAGCACCTACAAAGTTCGATCATCTTTTATGTTGCAaagtttcaaaaaaattaaaaaaaactacTTTTTTTATTTTACCGTTCATAGAGGGTGCCTAGGCACCTTGGGGCTGAAAACCCATTATCTTGGGAGATATTAGGGTCCCATTAATATTTTAAGGGTCTGTCTAGAACACTACTAAATGTGATATAGTTATGTCACAACTAAACTattgtccactctgtttgtggtctatttttttccttttttttttgtttcttgttgctgcATTATATATTTGTGGGAAGTTGGATGTGACATCCTTaaaaaacatctagatgtgaattagacaaactgatatttTAAACATAATTTCAGTACAGGCTATTATTTTGTTCGGTCGTAAGGCTATAAAAGGGGAGTGTGAGAGCAAGAGTAGTCGACCCGTGTCTCTTCCTCTTGTAAGTTTCTCAGTTCTCACACAACCAGCTGAGCTCAGCAGAAGGAAAATGGGTGTGGTGGATCAacaggaggtggaggtggtggagTCGTGCATGGTGAAGCCGAGCGAGGAGACGCCTAGCCATGGACTCTGGCTCTCCCAACTCGACCTCAAAATGGTCAACAGAGGCCACACGCCGAACGTATACTTCTACAGTCCGGACTCCGGCGACGTCGACAACTTCTTCGACGTGGCCAGGCTGAAGGCGGCGATGGCCAAGGCTCTCGTGCCCTTCTACCCTCTCGCCGGCCGTTTGGGCGCGGACGGCGACGGCCGGCCAGAGATCGACTGTGCCGGCCAGGGCGTGCTCTTCGTCGTCGCTCGGTCGGACCTCACCGTCGACGGCTTCGTGGACTTCCAGCCGTCGCCGGAACTAAGGAGGCTCTTTGTTCCCCGCGTGGAGGACTCGCCGTCCATCATGTGCGCCATCCAGGTGACCTTCATGGGATGCGGCGGGGTGGCCTTGGGGACGGCGCTGCACCACGTAGCCATCGACGCCGTAAGCGCAGTCCACTTCTTCCAGACGTGGTCCGGCTTCTGCAGGGACggcgacgcggcggcggcggtgctggAGCTCCCATGCCACGACCGCACCCTCCTCTGTGCGCGCTCCCCACCCGTCGTCCACCCCGACGCCCTCACTGTGTTCTCCTGTCCGAAGCTGAGCCTAGCAGTATCTGCCGAGCCGTCGGGGGCCGTGGTCAACAAGATCTTCGTCCTCTCCAAGGACCAGGTCGCCGCACTCAAGCGTGCCTGCAccagcggcggcgacggcggccgcGTGAGCACGTTCTGCGCCGTGAGCGCCCAAGTGTGGAGGTCATTCTGCACCGCCGGCCGGCTACCGACGGACGCCACGACACGCCTCACCTTCCCGGCCAACATCCGGGGCGCCCTGCGGCCGCCGCTCCCGGCCCGCTACTTCGGGAACGGGATCATCGTCCTGGGCGCCGCTGGCAAGGTGCGGGACATCGAGTCGGAGGAGCTGGGCTCCGTCGCCCACCGTATCAGCGGCGCCGTCCGCAGGATGGATGACGAGCTGGTGCGTTCGGCGATCGACTACCTCGAGATACACGGCAGCAAGCAGCCCCCGAGCAGCATGCCGGAGACGGAGCTGAGGGTGGTGAGCTGGCTGGGCATGCCGGTATACGACACGGATTTCGGGTGGGGGAAGCCCCTGGTGATGCACCGCGCCGTGCAGCAGCGCGCCGGGATGGTCTACCTCATGGACGGCGTCAGCGGGAGCGGCGGCGTGCGCATCCTCGTGTCTACGGAGGCTGCGATTCTAAACGACTTTCAGCACCTGCTATATGCCAACTTCTAGTTCTCTATGCTTTCAGAACCCTTCGGTATCACATGTCTGTATGTTTCCTATGCTTCCCCAAGCCTTGCTCAATGCCAACTTCTGGATTTAATTTTGTTTTTCATATTGATCGATGTATTTTTATTATGTTTCGGATGCTTCATGCTTCTTGTGATGAAGTTTTATAATAAATATTTGTTTTTTCTATACAGAAGTTATAACTCCTCTTCATGAAGTTTTTTTAACACAATACAATAGCAGATCCTCACATACACGCTCCTTATGAAGGCATGCACGCACACCATACTTCTATGAGCAAGTACAAGATACAGAGTCGGTACAACATCTTGGGGTTTCTGCCACCAGTCGGCGGCATCGCGGATCAGCCTCGTCTCCTGTAGCCTTAAGGCCATAGGGGCGCAGTGGATCCCGACCCGTTGGCGGGAGGGCTCCGTTTTTATATGTTTCTTTGAGTTTTGCTAGGGTTTGTATCATGCTCAGGAAAACAAGATGGCTACGGCTCCCTGATGATGGAATAAGGTTCTGCCGATTAGCCCTCGTCCCGGTGGTGCGTCTAGCATCGTCAGAGGGCATGTGGTAGTGCGTGTCCAGTGGATCTCGCAGGATTTGACCGGTGCTTGTACTCAGTGGCGGAGATAGGGGGACCAACAGGGCCCTGGCCCCCCCTAACATCAGAGATGTAGTGCTAATTTGTCCATAAACAGTGTAAAAATTAGTGATTATTTGCTCTTAAAAGCCTATTTTCCAATGGCTTGACCCTTCCCAACCAGTTTTATTAGCATTCGGCCCTACTGATAAAATTATTTCGGCTCCTTCACTGCTTGCGCTTGTCTTTGGTGGATCCGTTCGGATCCGGTCCTCATGCGTCTATGTCAATGTGTCTTCGGGTCGGATCATTCCGATCTACACTTCTCTTCATCGGCGATGGTTGCAATTCTGGTGCActggtcctatggggccttagcacaacgACTTTCTGATTGTATACTACAGTAAGTTTGGCCCGACACCAGTGAGGGAGGGGTGATGACGGTGGTGCTCCTTTGGCTCGCTTCGGTGGTTGTACTCGTCGCTAGAtggtctacggatctggatgtaatttttttatttttggtgtttgttATACTACCATAATTAATGATGGATAGATCGCAATTTTTCCCAAAAAGAAAATGATTCTATCACAATATAGGTAAATAGGCTAGAAATTCCATAAGAAAACACAAAACCCCTAGTGGACCCGCACTAAACTAATAAATGGGAAATGATTGGGATCACCTGAAGAATAACATTGCGTGTGTCCGCCGCATCTGTGGACGTTGGATCTGATTTTAATCAGGTGACTTGGAAAAACATATTACTAGACTAGGTTTTGCAACCGAGTTGTTGTTGCAATCCCCCCACCGCAACAATAGGTGTGTTGtgggatctggatctggatcccCTAGAGAGCAGTCGTCACCTATGCTCTTTCCGAGCTCCCTATCATGACGACTCCTCCTCGTGCTGCTTTGACCGACGGCAACACACCGACGAGGTTGCCAGCGTGGGCGTCGTATAGTTGCCACCTGCGTCCATCATGAACGTCGTTCATCAACGCGGTGCGTCTGAACCAGCTGCGTCCACCATGGCCCCGTCACCCCGAGGAAGCACCGGCCTTTCTTTCGGCTAACATGGCCGCTTCTTGCTGCTCGCTATCCGCTACGAGTTTCTGCAACAAGGTCTTTATTGCAAAAAACAGTAACAAGACCTTTGTTGCAAAAAAAATTACAACAAGATCTCTGTTGCAAAAAAGACTGTAACAAAACATCTGTTGCAAAAGTAATCCGCAACTTGACTTAGGTTGCAAAAATTTTCATAACATTACCTGTGTTGTGGAAAATTTCTGCAACACGACATGTGTTGCAATGGTAGAAGATGACCCTCGACGGCTTAATCCATTAGATGAGACGGCTGATCTTTTTAAAGATCCGCCAGCCGACGCATAGCAGCTCCCTAAAAATAGTCGTTAGATTGATTTATATGATCATATACAATCTATCCGGTGGACCCTGTCAGGCAAAAAGTATAACACGTGCCCTACAATAGAGGAAAAGGGAAAATAATTTAGTACTTGGAGATGATCCAGAAGGCACTACACGCCAAATGAAAAACTTCAATTCAGCAAAGGTAACATATTATACATTTTTTAAACTCACATTATACTTTTTTTGGGGAAATTTGTAGTTTTATTCCTTAGGTAATAGGATGACAATCAGCTGGCAAGAGTTCCTCGATACAAGGGGGACCTCTTGAAGTCAAACAGCAGTACACGACTCAGTATGACTGTAATTAGCCAAACAACTTGCTATCCTATTCTGAAACCTAGTCAGATTTTGCGGAATAAACTCCCGTGCTTTTATTAAAAACTTAATTTTCATTGCCAGATGACCATACGCCGACCAAGATAATGTATCGCCTGATAAGATGGACAAAGCCTTCGAAGAATCCGACTGCACATATACTGGTAGCTCCGTATGCTGACAGGTTAATGCCATACCTTTCATAATAGCATGTATTTTCATTTCCAGTGCGTTGTTACAGTTAAAAATAACTCGGTACGCTGCAAAAATCACAGTTCCATCTTCTCCGTGTCAGAACATACCTGCAGCCGCTGACCCATCAGAGGTGAAAACGAGCCGTCAACACTCAACAGATAGGGCAGCATGTCCAGCTGGAGGCCGAGGCCATGGTGTAGGTATAGGTACATTTGTGTTGAATAACATCCACGGCCATTTTACCTTTAATAATTTCCTCAGTACTGAACCTCCTAGCATGTGATAATGACCTCAGATAGCTATCCAGAAAGTCAGCACTCCTCTCGACTGTGGGTATTGTTTTACCATGCCCAATATCCGATCTCAGCTGCCAAATATGCCATATAAGAATGATTACCATGTCGCGACTCTGCTCCGTGCAGTTAGCAAGAACGTGCAGCAGCCATTCAGTGCCATTATCAATGAGCCGCTCATTTGATGGAAGTGGCCAAATTGCTCTCATCGCTTCCCATAGACCCCTCGCATGACCACAGGTAACCAATGCATGGAATGAACTTTGCTCCTCGATACCACAAATCACGCACGTACCTCGTGTAGCTATATGGCGGAAGCCTTGCACTGGTTGGTTGTGAGTGCACCGGTCGCCGCTTTCCATGCTTCACACGCATCTTTAGCGGCACCTTAGCGCGCCAAATAAAATTCCAGAACGAGCGCTCTCCACTTGGCTAAAGCTTGGGTAGTGGCGGGGGCTACATTTCTAGGAAACATTTTACCAGGAGAGTGATTCCCTTTTCGGACCTTTATGGCCCTGTACCATTTTACAAAAaccttgttcttctccttcttATTTAATGAGATGAGGCAAAGGTTTTGCCTCCATTTAAAAGAAATGACAAGGAAACGAGGTCAGAACTGGATAGTTGCGGTTACGACTTCAATAGATAAAGGAAGGCAATAAATCCCCACACCGTTGAAGGCCTCCAAAGTATGTTGACTAGACATAATATATTAGTAAAAATACTTAGAATGGCAAGGGAAAGGTTCGAAGAAGGTGACTATCATGATGTGAAATTAAAAACAGTCAATAAGAGACAGATGATAGACAATAACATGTCATCAACATGTGAAGTGGAAAGCCTTAATGTCAATGATACAACGGAAAATGGAAGTGAAGTGACATCATTGCTTAGAACACAAATACACCAAACATGGGTGCAGGCACTACTTTCCCCTAGAAGAATATCTGAGAACCACCCAAAATTTGTGGATATGTAGTATTCATTACTACTCCTATTTCCCTATGGAGAAGACAAGTATAGAGATAAAAGTACCACGCATATCAACAGAAGGTGCAACTTGCAAGAGAAGGCATGTTACAATGCTCGAGTACTATCGATATCAACTACAACAATACAACAACCAATCGATGCattcgttgtgttgtgatcaccTTGCATGTATTTCACTGTTCAGCCTGGACTAGATCGATCAGAAGGCATCAAGGAAACCTAAGAATAGACCTATATGTTTTTTTTGCAGGATGCAATTGACAGGGGAGATAAGGTTGCCCAAGTAGGAATGAGG from Triticum urartu cultivar G1812 chromosome 3, Tu2.1, whole genome shotgun sequence encodes:
- the LOC125547255 gene encoding putrescine hydroxycinnamoyltransferase 1-like, producing MPTGAVGIYLAVGNPNFSGSVVRKRSLQAIILFGRKAIKGECESKSSRPVSLPLVSFSVLTQPAELSRRKMGVVDQQEVEVVESCMVKPSEETPSHGLWLSQLDLKMVNRGHTPNVYFYSPDSGDVDNFFDVARLKAAMAKALVPFYPLAGRLGADGDGRPEIDCAGQGVLFVVARSDLTVDGFVDFQPSPELRRLFVPRVEDSPSIMCAIQVTFMGCGGVALGTALHHVAIDAVSAVHFFQTWSGFCRDGDAAAAVLELPCHDRTLLCARSPPVVHPDALTVFSCPKLSLAVSAEPSGAVVNKIFVLSKDQVAALKRACTSGGDGGRVSTFCAVSAQVWRSFCTAGRLPTDATTRLTFPANIRGALRPPLPARYFGNGIIVLGAAGKVRDIESEELGSVAHRISGAVRRMDDELVRSAIDYLEIHGSKQPPSSMPETELRVVSWLGMPVYDTDFGWGKPLVMHRAVQQRAGMVYLMDGVSGSGGVRILVSTEAAILNDFQHLLYANF